Proteins found in one Allorhizobium pseudoryzae genomic segment:
- a CDS encoding ATP-binding cassette domain-containing protein encodes MLMHVEPREGLLVSLSQAGVIRQGRWLVRGVDLSIGRGEIVTLIGPNGAGKSTTAKMAIGVLAADEGKVERAARLVIGYVPQKLAIDRTMPLSVERLMHLTGRLQHTKLEASLDAAGVLHLRHAEVQHLSGGEFQRVLLARAIARDPDLLVLDEPVQGVDFAGESALYQLIGDIRDRTGCGVLMISHDLHMVMARTDTVICLNGHVCCRGTPAAVSQSQDYQRLFGQAPAGLAFYDHRHDHTHLPDGRVLHSDGSVTDHCHPGDGHHHDHDGHPHAHDHDDGHGDDHADGHSHTHADAHAHEHHHHHEAERPERGEGRHV; translated from the coding sequence ATGTTGATGCATGTTGAACCGCGTGAGGGGCTGCTGGTCTCGCTGAGCCAGGCCGGCGTCATCCGGCAGGGCCGCTGGCTCGTGCGCGGGGTCGATCTGTCGATCGGCCGGGGCGAGATCGTGACCTTGATCGGTCCGAACGGGGCCGGCAAATCCACCACGGCCAAGATGGCGATCGGCGTTCTGGCCGCGGACGAGGGCAAGGTGGAGCGCGCCGCGCGCCTCGTCATCGGTTACGTGCCGCAGAAGCTGGCGATCGACCGCACCATGCCGCTTTCCGTCGAGCGCCTGATGCATTTGACCGGTCGCCTGCAACACACCAAGCTTGAGGCGTCGCTCGACGCTGCCGGCGTGCTTCATCTGCGCCATGCCGAAGTTCAGCATCTCTCGGGTGGCGAATTTCAGCGGGTGCTTCTGGCGCGCGCCATTGCCCGCGATCCCGATCTTCTCGTGCTGGATGAACCGGTGCAGGGCGTCGATTTCGCCGGAGAAAGCGCGCTCTACCAGCTGATCGGTGACATTCGCGACCGCACCGGCTGCGGCGTTTTGATGATCAGCCACGACCTGCACATGGTGATGGCCCGCACCGACACGGTGATCTGCCTCAACGGCCATGTCTGCTGCCGCGGAACGCCCGCTGCCGTCAGCCAGAGCCAGGACTACCAGCGCCTGTTCGGCCAGGCGCCCGCCGGGCTTGCATTTTACGACCATCGCCACGACCATACCCATCTGCCTGATGGTCGCGTGCTGCATTCCGATGGCAGCGTGACGGATCATTGCCATCCCGGTGACGGGCATCACCATGATCATGACGGGCATCCGCACGCCCATGACCATGATGATGGACATGGTGATGATCACGCCGATGGCCATTCGCATACCCACGCCGACGCCCATGCCCACGAGCACCATCACCATCATGAGGCGGAACGGCCGGAACGCGGGGAGGGGCGCCATGTTTGA
- a CDS encoding iron chelate uptake ABC transporter family permease subunit — protein sequence MFDDFFVRAMVAGVGLALTTGPLGCLVVWRRMAYFGDTMAHSALLGVALSLFFEINLLVSVFAVAVGVSLLLLLLQKRQALSADSLLGILSHSTLAIGLVLVAFMSWVRIDLIAFLFGDILAVTTQDILLIWGGGALVLTCLAFLWRSLIASTVSHELAEAEGLKPERARLIFMLLMALVIAIAMKIVGIMLITALLIIPAASARRFSSSPETMAVLSSLIGAVAVVGGLFGSLYGDTPSGPSIVVAALALFVASLLAPARRTFAGSPAIPGDRP from the coding sequence ATGTTTGACGACTTCTTCGTCCGCGCCATGGTTGCCGGCGTCGGACTGGCGCTCACCACCGGCCCGCTCGGCTGCCTCGTCGTCTGGCGCCGCATGGCCTATTTCGGCGACACCATGGCGCATTCGGCACTGCTCGGTGTTGCCTTGTCCCTGTTCTTCGAGATCAATCTGCTGGTCAGCGTGTTTGCCGTGGCGGTCGGGGTTTCCCTGCTGCTTCTCCTTCTGCAGAAGCGCCAGGCGCTGTCGGCAGATTCGCTGCTCGGTATCCTGTCGCATTCGACGCTGGCGATCGGGCTTGTGCTCGTCGCCTTCATGTCCTGGGTGCGCATCGATCTCATTGCCTTCCTGTTCGGCGATATTCTCGCAGTCACCACGCAGGACATCCTGCTGATCTGGGGGGGCGGGGCTCTGGTGCTCACGTGCCTTGCCTTCCTCTGGCGCTCGCTGATTGCGTCCACCGTCAGCCATGAACTGGCCGAGGCAGAGGGCCTGAAGCCCGAGCGCGCCCGGCTGATCTTCATGCTCCTGATGGCGCTGGTGATTGCGATTGCCATGAAGATCGTCGGCATCATGCTGATTACCGCGCTGCTGATCATTCCGGCGGCAAGTGCCCGGCGTTTTTCCAGCAGCCCGGAGACGATGGCGGTTCTCTCCTCGCTGATCGGTGCGGTCGCTGTCGTCGGGGGACTGTTCGGCTCGCTCTACGGCGACACGCCCTCCGGTCCCTCGATCGTCGTTGCGGCGCTTGCCCTTTTTGTCGCCAGCCTGCTTGCTCCGGCCCGCCGGACCTTCGCAGGCAGCCCAGCCATTCCGGGAGACCGTCCATGA
- a CDS encoding Fur family transcriptional regulator, which yields MNTPNLTKNQALVLDVLSRAEQPMSAYTILDKLRDSGFRAPLQVYRALEKLLDFGLVHRLESLNSFVACSHTHEACCQHHHGTVAFAICEKCGQVSEFHDHAIDDRLRGWAQQKGFKAEKTTIELRGLCSACMGG from the coding sequence ATGAACACGCCTAACCTGACGAAGAACCAGGCCCTGGTGCTCGACGTGCTGTCGCGTGCGGAGCAGCCGATGAGCGCCTATACGATCCTCGACAAGCTGCGCGACAGCGGCTTCCGGGCGCCGCTGCAGGTCTACCGGGCGCTCGAAAAACTGCTCGACTTCGGCCTCGTGCACCGGCTGGAAAGCCTGAATTCCTTCGTCGCCTGTTCGCACACGCACGAAGCTTGCTGCCAGCATCACCACGGCACGGTTGCGTTTGCCATCTGCGAAAAATGCGGCCAGGTGAGCGAGTTTCACGATCACGCCATCGACGACCGTCTGCGCGGCTGGGCGCAGCAGAAGGGTTTCAAGGCGGAGAAGACGACGATCGAACTGCGCGGTCTGTGCAGCGCCTGCATGGGCGGGTGA
- a CDS encoding GGDEF domain-containing protein: MTDLQQDHSAFARAVAPQVDQALASKRYVSRFPQPLERSYQAYAADLKSGQSLKATAISLVVFNLGIIMDYTAHPDHLWEFLLIRVVFASLPCLYLVWFSRRLATYALRDWLSGAALIWIGLSMNILVEMRGSPPVQLAFGIGLLIVVANVVFHLRTAVAASTSLVIMLVTTAFLGIRVESSLTPADGLALLFVAAAGVLTLLANYRLECTLRHLYLMILRETLRTGDMERVNEELTAISQTDPLTGIANRRLFDRQFGTACGSSLDTGEMLALLLIDVDHFKRYNDTHGHLVGDACLKQVAKTIALQVRRERDLPARIGGEEFAVLLRDATETAAQKVADRIHRALAADWPEGLAPVTVSIGLAILRSPSADAIMAAADKALYEAKNGGRNRTITTATAA; the protein is encoded by the coding sequence ATGACTGATTTGCAGCAGGATCATTCTGCTTTTGCGCGTGCAGTTGCCCCGCAAGTCGATCAGGCGCTTGCGTCCAAACGTTACGTTTCCCGCTTTCCGCAGCCTTTGGAGCGGTCTTATCAAGCGTATGCCGCAGACTTGAAATCAGGCCAGTCCCTGAAGGCCACCGCCATCAGCCTGGTTGTTTTCAACCTCGGCATCATTATGGATTATACCGCGCATCCGGATCACCTCTGGGAGTTTCTGCTGATCCGCGTCGTCTTCGCCTCGCTTCCCTGTCTGTATCTTGTCTGGTTCAGCCGCAGGCTGGCAACGTACGCGCTCCGGGACTGGCTCTCCGGCGCCGCGCTGATCTGGATCGGACTGTCCATGAACATTCTCGTCGAGATGCGTGGCTCCCCCCCGGTGCAACTGGCCTTCGGTATCGGTCTGCTGATCGTCGTGGCGAACGTCGTCTTCCACCTCCGCACGGCCGTTGCAGCCAGCACCTCGCTTGTCATCATGCTCGTCACGACGGCGTTTCTCGGGATACGCGTCGAATCATCGCTGACACCGGCAGACGGTCTCGCGCTGCTGTTCGTGGCCGCGGCCGGCGTTCTGACCCTGCTTGCCAACTATCGCCTGGAGTGCACGCTGCGCCACCTGTACCTGATGATCCTGCGGGAGACGCTTCGCACGGGCGACATGGAGCGGGTGAACGAAGAACTGACGGCGATTTCGCAGACGGATCCTTTGACCGGCATTGCCAATCGCCGCCTGTTTGACCGGCAGTTCGGGACCGCGTGCGGGAGTTCCCTCGACACGGGGGAAATGCTGGCGCTCCTGCTGATCGACGTCGATCACTTCAAGCGCTACAACGACACCCACGGCCATCTGGTCGGCGATGCCTGCCTGAAGCAGGTGGCGAAAACGATCGCATTGCAGGTGCGCCGCGAGCGCGACCTGCCGGCCCGGATCGGCGGAGAGGAATTTGCCGTCCTGCTGCGCGATGCCACCGAAACGGCTGCACAGAAGGTTGCCGACCGCATCCACCGGGCATTGGCCGCTGACTGGCCGGAAGGGCTTGCCCCCGTTACCGTCAGCATCGGTCTTGCGATCCTGCGATCCCCCTCAGCCGATGCGATCATGGCAGCGGCCGACAAGGCGCTTTATGAGGCCAAGAACGGTGGCCGAAACCGCACGATCACCACGGCAACGGCAGCCTGA
- a CDS encoding gamma carbonic anhydrase family protein, translating to MPLYALDDQAPKTPAAGRFWVAPGAHVIGRVEIGEDVGIWFGVTIRGDNEWITLGARTNIQENTVIHTDWGFPVTIGEGCTIGHGAIIHGCSIGDNSLVGMGATVLNGARIGKNCLVGANALVTEGKEFPDNSLIVGSPAKAIRTIDEDGVAKLRQSAENYVKNWQRFAGSLREI from the coding sequence ATGCCGCTCTATGCACTCGACGATCAGGCCCCGAAGACACCCGCAGCCGGACGTTTCTGGGTGGCGCCGGGTGCGCATGTGATCGGCCGGGTCGAGATCGGCGAGGATGTCGGCATCTGGTTCGGCGTGACGATCCGCGGCGACAACGAGTGGATCACGCTGGGTGCGCGCACCAACATCCAGGAAAACACCGTGATCCACACGGATTGGGGGTTTCCGGTGACGATCGGTGAAGGCTGCACCATCGGCCATGGCGCGATCATCCACGGCTGCAGCATCGGCGACAATTCGCTGGTCGGCATGGGCGCGACCGTGCTGAACGGCGCCCGCATCGGCAAAAACTGCCTCGTCGGTGCGAATGCCCTGGTGACGGAAGGCAAGGAGTTTCCGGACAATTCGCTGATCGTCGGATCTCCGGCCAAGGCGATCCGCACGATTGACGAGGACGGTGTCGCAAAACTGCGCCAATCCGCCGAAAATTATGTGAAGAACTGGCAGCGGTTCGCTGGCAGTCTGCGCGAAATCTGA